The following are encoded in a window of Chlorocebus sabaeus isolate Y175 chromosome 10, mChlSab1.0.hap1, whole genome shotgun sequence genomic DNA:
- the DLX1 gene encoding homeobox protein DLX-1: MRAGPRERRRRRRSGRAKTPKREAEERKSHTQTPREEMTMTTMPESLNSPVSGKAVFMEFGPPNQQMSPSPMSHGHYSMHCLHSAGHSQPDGAYSSASSFSRPLGYPYVNSVSSHASSPYISSVQSYPGSASLAQSRLEDPGADSEKSTVVEGGEVRFNGKGKKIRKPRTIYSSLQLQALNRRFQQTQYLALPERAELAASLGLTQTQVKIWFQNKRSKFKKLMKQGGAALEGSALANGRALSAGSPPVPPGWNPNSSSGKGSGGNAGSYIPSYTSWYPSAHQEAMQQPQLM, from the exons ATGCGAGCGGGCCCCAGGGAgcgacggcggcggcggcgcagCGGCCGAGCGA AGACCCccaaaagggaagcagaggagaGAAAGTCCCACACCCAGACCCCGCGAGAAGAGATGACCATGACCACCATGCCAGAAAGTCTCAACAGCCCCGTGTCGGGCAAGGCGGTGTTTATGGAGTTTGGGCCGCCCAACCAGCAAATGTCTCCTTCTCCCATGTCCCACGGGCACTACTCCATGCACTGTTTACACTCGGCGGGCCATTCGCAGCCCGACGGCGCCTACAGCTCAGCCTCGTCCTTCTCCCGACCGCTGGGCTACCCCTACGTCAACTCGGTCAGCAGCCACGCTTCCAGCCCCTACATCAGTTCGGTGCAGTCCTACCCGGGCAGCGCCAGCCTCGCCCAGAGCCGCCTGGAGGACCCAG GGGCGGACTCGGAGAAGAGCACGGTGGTGGAAGGCGGTGAAGTGCGCTTCAATGGCAAGGGAAAAAAGATCCGTAAACCCAGGACGATTTATTCCAGTTTGCAGTTGCAGGCTTTGAACCGGAGGTTCCAGCAAACTCAGTACCTAGCTTTGCCGGAGAGGGCGGAGCTCGCGGCCTCTTTGGGACTCACACAGACTCAG GTCAAGATCTGGTTCCAAAACAAGCGATCCAAGTTCAAGAAGCTgatgaagcagggtggggcggcTCTAGAGGGTAGCGCGTTGGCCAACGGCCGGGCCCTGTCTGCTGGCTCCCCACCCGTGCCGCCCGGCTGGAACCCTAACTCTTCATCCGGGAAGGGCTCAGGCGGAAACGCGGGCTCCTATATCCCCAGCTACACATCGTGGTACCCTTCAGCGCACCAAGAAGCTATGCAGCAACCCCAACTTATGTGA